From Streptomyces sp. NBC_00775, one genomic window encodes:
- a CDS encoding FG-GAP-like repeat-containing protein gives MHKKHLRLALATATAAALTGGLLSFTAATATAADSFKTAKADFNGDGIGDVVASAPGAYVSGHANAGQVVVLYGTTTGISSAKRSTISQNTTGVPGTAETGDLFGGETAYADFNGDGYDDLAVGSPYEKVGTDTNGGALAILWGSASGLTGKSIDVPDPAGSSHDYWGKDLAAGDFDGDGKADLVVGSSAATLYVYKGGFSTSGTPGGRSTLKPPIQSGTNDYPFGPMSLTAGDVNGDGRTDLIVDGYETQTSYGWNTNYYVPGTANGLSVASAQALKPGIVTGIGDINGDGFGDIVSGAGWDATTTDGTPVPDAANGGKVNITYGSASGPASTSGITQNTGSVPGTSEKGDGFGWDLDLGDVNGDGYQDLVVSAPDEDIDGVTNAGMVTVLYGSASGVKVSSGVQSFAQSTAGVPGNDEKSDLFGADVKLDDVTGDGKADLVVGSYENSANGAVTYLPSNGTTITTTGSRTISPSTSGVSTSGTPQLGALFAD, from the coding sequence ATGCACAAGAAGCACCTGAGACTCGCCCTCGCGACGGCCACCGCTGCCGCGCTGACGGGCGGTCTGCTCTCGTTCACGGCTGCCACCGCGACCGCCGCCGACTCCTTCAAGACGGCGAAGGCCGACTTCAACGGCGACGGCATCGGTGACGTCGTCGCCTCGGCGCCGGGCGCCTATGTCAGCGGCCACGCCAACGCCGGCCAGGTCGTCGTGCTCTACGGCACCACCACCGGCATATCGTCCGCCAAGCGTTCGACGATCAGCCAGAACACCACCGGCGTCCCGGGCACCGCCGAGACCGGCGACCTCTTCGGCGGCGAGACGGCGTACGCCGACTTCAACGGCGACGGATACGACGACCTCGCCGTGGGCTCCCCCTACGAGAAGGTCGGCACCGACACCAACGGCGGCGCCCTCGCCATCCTCTGGGGCTCGGCGAGCGGCCTCACCGGCAAGAGCATCGACGTCCCGGACCCGGCCGGCTCCTCGCACGACTACTGGGGCAAGGACCTGGCCGCCGGCGACTTCGACGGTGACGGCAAGGCCGACCTGGTCGTCGGCAGCTCGGCCGCCACCCTCTACGTCTACAAGGGTGGCTTCAGCACCAGCGGCACGCCCGGCGGCCGTTCGACCCTCAAGCCCCCGATCCAGTCGGGCACCAACGACTACCCGTTCGGGCCGATGAGTCTGACCGCGGGTGACGTGAACGGCGACGGCCGCACCGACCTGATCGTCGACGGCTACGAGACCCAGACCAGCTACGGCTGGAACACCAACTACTACGTGCCCGGCACGGCCAACGGCCTCAGCGTCGCCTCCGCGCAGGCCCTGAAGCCCGGCATCGTCACCGGTATCGGCGACATCAACGGCGACGGCTTCGGCGACATCGTCAGCGGCGCCGGCTGGGACGCCACCACCACCGACGGCACGCCCGTCCCGGACGCGGCCAACGGCGGCAAGGTGAACATCACCTACGGCTCCGCGTCCGGCCCGGCCTCGACCTCCGGCATCACTCAGAACACCGGCAGCGTGCCCGGCACCTCGGAGAAGGGCGACGGCTTCGGCTGGGACCTGGACCTGGGTGACGTGAACGGCGACGGCTACCAGGACCTCGTCGTCAGCGCCCCCGACGAGGACATCGACGGCGTCACCAACGCCGGCATGGTCACCGTCCTGTACGGCTCCGCGAGCGGCGTCAAGGTCTCCTCCGGCGTCCAGTCCTTCGCCCAGAGCACGGCGGGCGTCCCCGGCAACGACGAGAAGAGCGACCTCTTCGGCGCGGACGTGAAGCTCGACGACGTCACCGGCGACGGCAAGGCCGACCTGGTCGTGGGCTCGTACGAGAACAGCGCCAACGGGGCCGTGACCTACCTGCCCTCCAACGGTACGACGATCACCACGACCGGCTCGCGCACCATCTCGCCGAGCACCTCGGGCGTCTCGACGTCGGGTACGCCGCAGCTCGGCGCCCTCTTCGCCGACTAG
- a CDS encoding FG-GAP and VCBS repeat-containing protein, whose product MRKRILLLAATLTTGLLTTLPVLPATTAAAAPSGLVGDFNGDGYQDAAAPAPNATAGGEEEAGSVGIAYGSASGVGRKTSVNQNTSGVPGTAELYDYFGDAAAVGDLNNDGYSDLVVGTPYEQVGDDVAGGTVVIVWGSSTGLKGATTVADPAPTKHDRWGQALAVGDFTGDGKADLAVGATGTTQWIVKGGFTKAGSTGSKITYTTSWTGSAGVQRLTAGKVNTDAKADLILGGHTKIASETYLDHNYLYFGTSSAPTKKTELPYGRQLAIGDLDKDGYGDIVTGETETATGGDGAPGAAVIAYGTSSGAGTTKTTLANSGRPSLGDINGDGHLDLALGYPEESSITTVNGAVLVHYGSADGLASPVTLTQDTPGVPGSAEYNDFFGTSVLLTDVTGDGKADLLAGADGENSAAGLVTFLKGSASGITTSGAAAYGPSSFSISTADNPTLGTTLVG is encoded by the coding sequence TTGCGCAAGCGCATCCTCCTGCTGGCCGCGACCCTGACGACCGGCCTGCTCACCACGCTGCCGGTCCTGCCCGCCACCACGGCCGCCGCCGCGCCCTCCGGCCTGGTCGGCGACTTCAACGGCGACGGTTACCAGGACGCCGCGGCCCCGGCCCCCAACGCCACCGCCGGCGGTGAGGAGGAGGCGGGCTCGGTCGGCATCGCGTACGGCTCGGCGAGCGGCGTCGGACGCAAGACGTCCGTCAACCAGAACACCTCCGGTGTCCCCGGCACGGCCGAGCTCTACGACTACTTCGGCGACGCGGCGGCCGTCGGCGACCTGAACAACGACGGTTACAGCGACCTCGTGGTCGGCACCCCGTACGAGCAGGTCGGCGACGATGTGGCCGGCGGCACCGTCGTCATCGTCTGGGGCTCGTCGACGGGTCTGAAGGGCGCGACGACCGTGGCGGACCCGGCACCGACGAAGCACGACCGCTGGGGCCAGGCGCTGGCCGTCGGCGACTTCACCGGCGACGGCAAGGCCGACCTCGCCGTCGGCGCGACCGGCACCACGCAGTGGATCGTCAAGGGCGGCTTCACGAAGGCCGGTTCGACCGGTTCGAAGATCACCTACACCACGTCGTGGACCGGCAGCGCGGGCGTACAGCGCCTGACGGCGGGCAAGGTCAACACGGACGCGAAGGCCGATCTGATCCTCGGCGGCCACACCAAGATCGCCTCCGAGACCTACCTCGACCACAACTACCTCTACTTCGGGACGAGTTCGGCCCCGACGAAGAAGACAGAGCTTCCGTACGGCCGGCAACTCGCCATCGGTGACCTGGACAAGGACGGCTACGGCGACATCGTCACCGGCGAGACGGAGACCGCGACCGGCGGCGACGGGGCTCCGGGCGCGGCCGTCATCGCGTACGGCACGTCCTCGGGAGCCGGCACCACCAAGACCACCCTCGCGAACTCCGGCCGCCCCTCCCTCGGCGACATCAACGGCGACGGCCATCTCGACCTGGCCCTCGGCTACCCGGAGGAGTCCAGCATCACCACCGTCAACGGCGCGGTCCTCGTCCACTACGGCAGCGCCGACGGCCTCGCCTCCCCCGTGACGCTGACCCAGGACACCCCGGGCGTCCCGGGCTCCGCCGAGTACAACGACTTCTTCGGTACGTCCGTCCTGCTGACCGACGTCACGGGCGACGGCAAGGCCGACCTGCTGGCCGGTGCGGACGGCGAGAACAGCGCCGCCGGCCTCGTCACCTTCCTCAAGGGCTCCGCCTCCGGCATCACCACGTCCGGCGCGGCCGCCTACGGGCCCAGCAGCTTCTCGATCTCCACCGCAGACAACCCGACCCTGGGCACGACCCTCGTCGGCTGA
- a CDS encoding FG-GAP and VCBS repeat-containing protein, giving the protein MRRRTSAALAASLLAAGLTPLVLSAPASAAVAKHYDDFNGDGYRDVAYGGFSRGSLGGGAVTVVYGSASGLDTSHTQVIDQESPGVPGASEEDDSFGESLASADLNKDGYADLVVGNGTEHVGSVEYRGTVTIVWGSASGLSGGTNVAPKSGANGEFAHFGSDLATGDFNGDGSPDLAVIGGEEAWLYRGSFTKSGSTGTVSKIDKTDGGWYSYGLAAGKVNGDGKTDLVVLGTQLSGSEESHRVWFLKGASGGLTSGASKTFDSSVLDASIGDFDKDGYGDIALGQPDRSTGKGAVTVWRGTSSGPSGSATFTQATSGVSGTPEADDNFGYDVSAADTNGDGYADLAVGVPHEDVDGTEDQGGVHLFRGGSGGLSGARSSWIPQTVTGADGSDASFGYTVRLRDLNADGKADLGVGAAGTSVLLRGTSTVPTADGVIQLPEFGGAFLD; this is encoded by the coding sequence ATGCGCAGACGTACCTCCGCGGCCCTCGCCGCCTCCTTGCTGGCGGCGGGGCTGACCCCGCTCGTCCTGAGCGCTCCGGCGTCCGCCGCCGTCGCGAAGCACTACGACGACTTCAACGGCGACGGCTACCGCGACGTCGCGTACGGCGGTTTCAGCCGCGGCTCCCTCGGGGGCGGCGCCGTCACCGTCGTCTACGGCAGCGCGAGCGGCCTCGACACCTCTCACACCCAGGTCATCGACCAGGAAAGCCCCGGCGTCCCGGGCGCGAGCGAGGAGGACGACAGCTTCGGCGAGTCGCTCGCGAGCGCCGACCTCAACAAGGACGGCTACGCGGACCTCGTCGTCGGCAACGGGACCGAGCACGTGGGCAGTGTGGAGTACCGGGGCACGGTCACCATCGTGTGGGGCTCCGCCTCCGGGCTGTCGGGCGGCACCAACGTCGCCCCGAAGAGCGGCGCGAACGGGGAGTTCGCCCACTTCGGCAGCGACCTCGCCACCGGCGACTTCAACGGCGACGGCTCGCCCGACCTCGCGGTGATCGGCGGCGAGGAGGCGTGGCTGTACCGCGGCTCCTTCACCAAGTCCGGCTCCACCGGCACCGTCAGCAAGATCGACAAGACGGACGGGGGCTGGTACTCGTACGGTCTCGCGGCCGGCAAAGTCAACGGCGACGGCAAGACCGACCTCGTGGTCCTCGGCACGCAGCTCTCCGGCAGCGAGGAGAGCCACCGCGTCTGGTTCCTCAAGGGCGCCTCCGGCGGCCTGACGTCCGGCGCGTCCAAGACGTTCGACAGCAGCGTCCTGGACGCCTCCATCGGCGACTTCGACAAGGACGGCTACGGCGACATCGCCCTCGGCCAGCCCGACCGCAGCACCGGCAAGGGCGCGGTGACCGTCTGGCGCGGCACCTCCTCCGGCCCGAGCGGCTCGGCCACCTTCACCCAGGCCACCTCCGGCGTCTCGGGCACCCCCGAGGCCGACGACAACTTCGGCTACGACGTGTCGGCAGCCGACACCAACGGCGACGGCTACGCGGACCTCGCGGTCGGCGTCCCGCACGAGGACGTCGACGGCACCGAGGACCAGGGCGGCGTCCACCTCTTCCGCGGCGGCTCCGGCGGCCTGAGCGGCGCCCGCTCCTCCTGGATCCCGCAGACGGTGACGGGCGCGGACGGCTCCGACGCGTCCTTCGGCTACACGGTCCGCCTGCGCGACCTGAACGCCGACGGCAAGGCCGACCTCGGCGTGGGCGCGGCGGGCACCAGCGTGCTGCTGCGCGGCACGAGCACCGTGCCGACGGCCGACGGGGTGATTCAACTGCCGGAGTTCGGTGGGGCGTTCCTCGACTGA
- a CDS encoding FG-GAP-like repeat-containing protein, whose protein sequence is MRKRTLLLAATLTTGLLTALPATTAAAAPSGLSGDFNGDGYRDLAIAAPIAKVGGKSGAGYVAVVYGTASGLDTSKRQIISQATTGIPGTPESSDYFGDRLTTGDMDGDGYTDIVVGVHSERIGSTDDYGTLTVLWGGADGVKSGTDISSPLPEYRNELGWQIAAGDFDGDGHTDLAAANNSTPALNIFRGPISRTGKAASLVGVDTVDQTTIYPDGLVAGEVNGDGKTDLLVMGQQETSSGDYATRSALYLGSATGPKYSKKLAGGYAATIADVDKDGYGDIVTGNFMEKSTTEPNGGLGGAITVTYGASGGLSTRTPVRITQDTTGVPGTGEKWDGFGWSLSSGDTNGDGYADVVIGSNSETLGTKKHAGQVTVLRGSSSGLTGTNSKSYSQDTANVPGTAESEDYFGDAVFLTDANADGRAELTVGAMGENDGAGAVWLFKSTTSGTTATGSKSFNGTTLGGPSGLSYFGNVFAG, encoded by the coding sequence ATGCGCAAGCGCACCCTCCTCCTGGCCGCGACCCTGACGACCGGCCTGCTCACCGCCCTGCCCGCCACCACGGCCGCCGCCGCGCCCTCCGGCCTCTCCGGCGACTTCAACGGCGACGGCTACCGCGACCTCGCGATCGCCGCGCCCATAGCCAAGGTCGGCGGCAAGTCCGGCGCCGGTTACGTCGCCGTGGTCTACGGCACGGCGAGCGGCCTGGACACCTCCAAGCGGCAGATCATCAGCCAGGCCACGACCGGCATCCCGGGCACCCCGGAGTCGTCCGACTACTTCGGCGACCGGCTGACCACGGGTGACATGGACGGCGACGGCTACACGGACATCGTGGTCGGCGTGCACAGCGAGCGGATCGGCTCCACCGACGACTACGGCACGCTCACCGTCCTGTGGGGCGGCGCGGACGGCGTGAAGTCCGGCACCGACATCTCCTCGCCGCTGCCGGAGTACCGCAACGAGCTCGGCTGGCAGATCGCGGCCGGCGACTTCGACGGCGACGGCCACACCGACCTGGCCGCCGCCAACAACTCCACGCCCGCCCTGAACATCTTCCGCGGCCCCATCTCCCGTACGGGCAAGGCGGCTTCGCTCGTCGGCGTCGACACCGTCGACCAGACGACCATCTACCCGGACGGCCTGGTCGCCGGCGAGGTCAACGGCGACGGCAAGACGGACCTCCTGGTCATGGGCCAGCAGGAGACCAGCAGCGGCGACTACGCCACCCGCAGCGCCCTCTACCTCGGCTCGGCCACCGGCCCGAAGTACAGCAAGAAGCTCGCGGGCGGCTACGCGGCCACCATCGCCGACGTCGACAAGGACGGCTACGGCGACATCGTCACCGGCAACTTCATGGAGAAGTCCACGACCGAGCCCAACGGCGGCCTGGGCGGCGCGATCACGGTGACGTACGGCGCTTCCGGCGGCCTCAGCACCCGTACGCCCGTCCGTATCACCCAGGACACCACCGGCGTCCCCGGTACCGGCGAGAAGTGGGACGGCTTCGGCTGGAGCCTGTCGTCCGGCGACACCAACGGCGACGGGTACGCCGACGTCGTGATCGGCTCCAACAGCGAGACCCTCGGCACGAAGAAGCACGCGGGCCAGGTCACCGTCCTGCGCGGCTCCTCTTCCGGCCTGACCGGCACCAACTCCAAGTCGTACTCGCAGGACACCGCGAACGTCCCCGGCACGGCCGAGTCCGAGGACTACTTCGGTGACGCGGTCTTCCTGACGGACGCCAACGCCGACGGCCGCGCGGAACTGACGGTCGGCGCGATGGGAGAGAACGACGGCGCCGGCGCCGTCTGGCTCTTCAAGTCCACCACCTCCGGCACCACCGCCACCGGCTCCAAGTCCTTCAACGGCACCACGCTGGGCGGCCCGTCGGGACTCTCGTACTTCGGCAACGTCTTCGCGGGCTGA
- a CDS encoding FG-GAP-like repeat-containing protein, giving the protein MTAAPYATVGGNAYAGAVVVNYGSASGIKASRRTVITQNSTGVPGTAEKDDEFGTALASGDLNRDGYADLVVGAAKEDVGSDADGGTAVIIWGGSGGLSGGQAVPDPAPSAHDLYGMSLAVGDFSGDGKADLAVGGTGRDIWIHKGGYTKASGAASRYELATDLEPGNGIYGAQSLSAGDINGDGTDDLAVSGTYNPDASTYTDGTLVYLGSSTGLTFQTVLANHAWELAAVGDLNGDGYDDVVSSAAPNAYREGDGGSINTYLGGPNGIATTPRQTIDQDTAGVPGAAEDSDWFGSSLSIGDIDGDGRDDVAVGALYEDIGSAVLAGSVTVLRGSSTGLSTSNAKAFTQDTAGVPGTAEKTDQFGKAIHLADLNGDGHADLSIGADGENNADGALWTLRGASSGITTTNAVSFGPSSAGVSTSGYPRLGFAMLH; this is encoded by the coding sequence GTGACCGCCGCGCCCTACGCCACCGTGGGCGGCAACGCCTACGCGGGCGCCGTGGTCGTCAACTACGGCTCGGCGTCCGGGATCAAGGCCTCCCGGCGCACGGTCATCACGCAGAACTCCACCGGCGTCCCGGGCACGGCGGAGAAGGACGACGAGTTCGGCACGGCGCTCGCCTCCGGCGACCTCAACCGCGACGGGTACGCCGATCTCGTGGTCGGCGCCGCGAAGGAGGACGTCGGCAGCGACGCCGACGGCGGTACGGCCGTGATCATCTGGGGCGGCTCCGGCGGCCTCTCCGGCGGGCAGGCGGTCCCCGATCCCGCCCCCTCGGCCCACGACCTGTACGGCATGTCCCTCGCCGTCGGCGACTTCAGCGGCGACGGCAAGGCGGACCTCGCCGTCGGCGGCACGGGCAGGGACATCTGGATCCACAAGGGCGGCTATACGAAGGCCTCCGGCGCCGCGTCCCGCTACGAGCTGGCCACGGACCTGGAGCCCGGCAACGGCATCTACGGCGCCCAGTCCCTGAGCGCCGGCGACATCAACGGCGACGGCACCGACGACCTGGCGGTCAGCGGCACCTACAACCCCGACGCCTCGACGTACACCGACGGCACCCTGGTGTACCTGGGCTCCTCCACCGGGCTCACCTTCCAGACCGTGCTGGCCAACCACGCCTGGGAGCTGGCGGCCGTGGGCGATCTCAACGGCGACGGCTACGACGACGTGGTGTCGAGCGCGGCCCCGAACGCCTACCGGGAGGGCGACGGCGGCTCCATCAACACCTACCTGGGCGGCCCGAACGGCATCGCCACCACCCCGCGCCAGACGATCGACCAGGACACTGCCGGCGTCCCCGGCGCGGCGGAGGACTCCGACTGGTTCGGCTCGTCCCTCTCCATCGGCGACATCGACGGAGACGGCCGCGACGACGTGGCCGTGGGGGCGCTCTACGAGGACATCGGCTCCGCGGTGCTCGCCGGCAGCGTCACGGTGCTGCGCGGCTCGTCGACCGGCCTGTCCACGTCCAACGCCAAGGCCTTCACCCAGGACACCGCCGGTGTCCCCGGCACCGCCGAGAAGACCGACCAGTTCGGCAAGGCGATCCATCTCGCCGACCTCAACGGCGACGGCCACGCCGACCTGTCCATCGGCGCCGACGGCGAGAACAACGCGGACGGCGCCCTGTGGACCCTGCGCGGCGCGTCCTCCGGCATCACCACGACGAACGCGGTCAGCTTCGGCCCGTCATCGGCGGGCGTCTCGACGTCGGGCTACCCGAGGCTCGGCTTCGCGATGCTCCACTGA
- a CDS encoding FG-GAP-like repeat-containing protein: protein MKIRLRTTLATATAVALTGGLLTLATAAPAGAAPAKYADDFNGDGYHDLVTAAPTATVGGATSAGAVVVNYGSASGIKASRRTVLTQNTSGIPGTAENNDQFGKELASGDLNNDGYADLVIGAPYEKVGDDANGGTAVIVWGGASGLSGGRTVPDPAPTAHDEFGVSLAVGDFSGDGKADLAVGSNGNDVWIHKGGFTKASGAASKYKVTAPVKGNVAGGGARSLASGDVNGDGTDDLTVSGIYTGENTVYDGTLVYLGSSSGLAYQGVLKEDSEHATIGDINGDGYDDIVTSGFWGGSVDHLGGSVSTHLGGSTGVDAEPTQTLAQDTAGVPGTDESGDLFGWAISLGDIDGDGYADAAVSAFYEEIGTITNTGTVTVLRGSPTGLSTSGSQLFSQNTAGVPGTAEAYDYFGSAVSLTDLNGDGHADLSIGASGENSSDGALWSLRGATSGITTTNAVSFGPSSAGVSTSGYPSFGWEMLG, encoded by the coding sequence ATGAAGATCCGCCTCCGCACCACCCTGGCCACCGCGACGGCGGTGGCCCTCACCGGCGGCCTGCTCACCCTGGCCACCGCCGCTCCGGCGGGCGCCGCCCCCGCCAAGTACGCCGACGACTTCAACGGCGACGGCTACCACGACCTGGTGACCGCCGCGCCCACCGCCACCGTGGGCGGCGCGACCTCCGCGGGCGCCGTGGTCGTCAACTACGGCTCGGCGTCCGGGATCAAGGCCTCCCGCCGCACGGTCCTCACCCAGAACACCAGCGGTATCCCCGGCACGGCCGAGAACAACGACCAGTTCGGCAAGGAACTCGCCTCCGGCGACCTCAACAACGACGGGTACGCCGACCTCGTGATCGGCGCCCCGTACGAGAAGGTCGGCGACGACGCCAACGGCGGTACGGCCGTGATCGTCTGGGGCGGCGCGAGCGGCCTCTCCGGCGGACGGACCGTCCCGGATCCCGCCCCCACGGCCCACGACGAATTCGGAGTGTCCCTCGCTGTCGGCGACTTCAGCGGCGACGGCAAGGCCGACCTCGCGGTCGGCAGCAACGGCAATGACGTCTGGATCCACAAGGGCGGCTTCACCAAGGCCTCCGGCGCGGCGTCGAAGTACAAGGTCACCGCGCCCGTCAAAGGCAACGTCGCGGGAGGGGGCGCTCGCTCCCTCGCCTCCGGTGACGTGAACGGCGACGGCACCGACGACCTGACCGTCTCCGGCATCTACACCGGCGAGAACACCGTCTACGACGGCACGCTCGTGTACCTGGGCTCGTCCTCCGGCCTCGCCTACCAGGGCGTGCTGAAGGAGGACAGCGAACACGCGACCATCGGTGACATCAACGGCGACGGCTACGACGACATCGTCACCAGCGGCTTCTGGGGCGGCAGCGTCGACCACCTCGGCGGTTCCGTCAGCACGCACCTCGGCGGCTCCACGGGCGTCGACGCCGAGCCGACGCAGACCCTCGCCCAGGACACCGCGGGCGTGCCCGGAACGGACGAGTCGGGCGACCTTTTCGGGTGGGCCATCTCGCTCGGCGACATCGACGGCGACGGCTACGCGGACGCGGCTGTCTCCGCGTTCTACGAGGAAATCGGCACCATCACCAACACCGGCACCGTCACCGTGCTGCGCGGCTCGCCGACCGGCCTGTCCACCTCCGGCAGCCAGCTCTTCTCCCAGAACACGGCCGGAGTCCCCGGCACCGCCGAGGCGTACGACTACTTCGGTTCGGCGGTGAGCCTCACCGACCTCAACGGCGACGGCCACGCGGACCTGTCCATCGGCGCCTCCGGCGAGAACAGCTCCGACGGCGCCCTGTGGAGCCTGCGCGGCGCGACGTCCGGCATCACCACGACGAACGCGGTCAGCTTCGGCCCCTCGTCCGCGGGCGTCTCGACGTCCGGGTACCCGAGCTTCGGCTGGGAGATGCTCGGGTGA
- a CDS encoding Yip1 family protein, protein MSQVGPNAGPVTPGPARHSAGPGTFDDVAGFRIGRGGRDNRPPQARPQQHRPSYGQQAPQGGQQQPYGYPPAPPQQQYGGQQPYGSQPYGGGQQGGGWPQPGGGQGEPEYFGDGHPQQGPDPYAANSPGHTQAFSIGEDPYSQGETYRAGQAAAPPVGPRLHWKDLLRGIVMTPNQTFLQMRDYTMWAPALIVTFIYGLLAVFGFDGARSDAINATLSNAVPIVLTTAVAIVISTFILGVVTHTLARQLGGDGAWQPTVGLSMLIMSLTDAPRLVVAMFFGGNASFVQLLGWATWVAAGALLTLMVSKSHDLPWPKALGASAIQLIAILSIVKLGTF, encoded by the coding sequence ATGTCACAGGTCGGCCCCAATGCCGGGCCCGTAACCCCGGGCCCGGCACGTCACTCTGCGGGACCAGGTACGTTCGATGACGTGGCTGGATTCAGGATCGGACGCGGCGGCCGGGACAATCGCCCCCCGCAAGCGCGACCGCAACAACACCGACCGTCGTACGGACAGCAGGCCCCCCAGGGAGGCCAGCAGCAGCCGTACGGCTACCCGCCCGCGCCTCCGCAGCAGCAGTACGGAGGGCAGCAGCCGTACGGCTCCCAGCCCTACGGCGGCGGACAGCAGGGCGGCGGCTGGCCGCAGCCCGGCGGGGGTCAGGGCGAGCCGGAGTACTTCGGTGACGGGCACCCGCAGCAGGGCCCGGACCCGTACGCGGCGAACAGCCCCGGCCACACCCAGGCGTTCTCGATCGGCGAGGACCCCTACAGCCAGGGCGAGACCTACCGCGCCGGCCAGGCCGCGGCCCCGCCCGTCGGCCCGCGCCTGCACTGGAAGGACCTGCTGAGGGGCATCGTGATGACCCCCAACCAGACCTTCCTCCAGATGCGCGACTACACGATGTGGGCCCCGGCACTCATCGTGACGTTCATCTACGGCCTGCTGGCGGTCTTCGGCTTCGACGGCGCCCGCTCGGACGCCATCAACGCCACCCTCTCCAACGCCGTACCGATCGTCCTCACCACCGCCGTGGCGATCGTCATCAGCACCTTCATCCTGGGCGTGGTCACCCACACCCTGGCCCGCCAGCTCGGCGGCGACGGCGCCTGGCAGCCGACGGTCGGCCTCTCCATGCTGATCATGTCGCTCACGGATGCCCCGCGCCTGGTCGTCGCCATGTTCTTCGGCGGCAACGCGTCCTTCGTCCAGCTCCTGGGCTGGGCGACCTGGGTCGCGGCGGGCGCCCTGCTGACCCTCATGGTCAGCAAGTCCCACGACCTCCCGTGGCCGAAGGCGCTGGGCGCGTCGGCGATCCAGCTGATCGCGATCCTGTCGATCGTGAAGCTGGGCACGTTCTAG
- a CDS encoding phosphoribosyltransferase, which produces MSEVRENLTYEGFGGAIRELAQTIADDGYEPDIVLSIARGGVFVAGGLAYALDCKNIHLVNVEFYTGVGTTLEMPVMLAPVPNAIDFSDKKVLITDDVADTGKTLKLVHDFCVGAVAEVRSAVIYEKSHSLVKCEYVWKRTDEWINFPWSVEPPVVKRAGQVLDA; this is translated from the coding sequence ATGTCCGAAGTGCGCGAGAACCTCACGTACGAAGGGTTCGGCGGTGCCATCCGCGAGCTCGCCCAGACCATCGCCGACGACGGGTACGAGCCCGACATCGTGCTCTCCATCGCCCGTGGCGGGGTGTTCGTCGCGGGCGGGCTGGCGTACGCCCTCGACTGCAAGAACATCCACCTCGTGAACGTCGAGTTCTATACGGGGGTGGGGACGACCTTGGAGATGCCGGTCATGCTCGCTCCCGTCCCCAACGCCATCGACTTCTCCGACAAGAAGGTGCTCATCACCGATGATGTCGCCGACACCGGGAAGACCCTGAAGCTCGTCCACGACTTCTGCGTCGGTGCCGTCGCCGAGGTCCGCAGCGCCGTGATCTATGAGAAGTCCCACTCCCTCGTGAAGTGCGAGTACGTGTGGAAGCGGACCGATGAGTGGATCAACTTCCCGTGGAGTGTGGAACCGCCCGTCGTGAAGAGGGCCGGGCAGGTTCTCGACGCCTGA
- the dcd gene encoding dCTP deaminase, protein MLLSDKDIRAEIDAGRVRIDPYDESMVQPSSIDVRLDRYFRVFENHRYPHIDPAIEQADLTRLVEPEGDEPFILHPGEFVLASTYEVISLPDDLASRLEGKSSLGRLGLVTHSTAGFIDPGFSGHVTLELSNLATLPIKLWPGMKIGQLCMFRLSSPAEFPYGSDRYGSRYQGQRGPTASRSFLNFHRTQV, encoded by the coding sequence GTGCTTCTCTCAGACAAGGACATCCGGGCCGAGATCGACGCCGGGCGGGTCCGGATCGATCCCTACGACGAATCCATGGTGCAGCCGTCGAGCATCGACGTGCGGCTCGACCGCTACTTCCGGGTGTTCGAGAACCACCGTTACCCCCACATCGACCCGGCGATCGAGCAGGCGGACCTGACGCGGCTCGTCGAGCCGGAGGGCGATGAGCCTTTCATCCTCCACCCCGGGGAGTTCGTGCTCGCCTCGACGTACGAGGTCATCTCGCTTCCTGACGATCTTGCCTCGCGGCTCGAAGGGAAGAGCTCGCTCGGGCGGCTCGGGCTGGTCACCCACTCCACCGCCGGGTTCATCGACCCCGGGTTCTCCGGGCACGTCACCCTTGAGCTGTCCAACCTCGCGACCCTCCCCATCAAGCTCTGGCCGGGCATGAAGATCGGGCAGCTGTGCATGTTCCGGCTCAGCTCGCCGGCCGAGTTCCCGTACGGCAGCGACCGGTACGGGTCCCGCTACCAGGGCCAGCGCGGGCCGACCGCCTCGCGGTCCTTCCTCAACTTCCATCGGACCCAGGTGTGA